The Blastococcus sp. HT6-4 genome window below encodes:
- a CDS encoding LysR substrate-binding domain-containing protein has product MAFTLEQLRGFVAVADELHFGRAAARLKMTQPPLSRQIQKLERAVGAQLLERDNRRVTLTAAGEVFQTEARRLLALADTAPELARRVSSGSSGIVRIGFTAASTYGVLGGLLNDLARELPDVDIDLAEMVTREQVAGLLDEEIDLGLARPPFDAEAFGSRLLHRESMLVAAPTGHRLLELGRPVTGADLGAEPVVMHSPTRARYFYDLVVGVVPVASENAVHVVSQVLTMLWLVAAGRGIAFVPASAARLPIEGVGFVRLETPVPEPVELHLLWARQSKNPALRRVLDVLGRRAVAG; this is encoded by the coding sequence ATGGCGTTCACGCTGGAGCAACTCCGCGGTTTCGTGGCGGTCGCCGACGAGCTGCACTTCGGTCGCGCGGCCGCCCGGCTCAAGATGACCCAGCCGCCACTGAGCCGGCAGATCCAGAAGCTGGAGCGGGCAGTGGGTGCCCAGTTGCTGGAGCGGGACAACCGCCGGGTGACGCTCACGGCCGCCGGCGAGGTGTTCCAGACCGAGGCGCGCCGGTTGCTGGCGCTGGCCGACACGGCACCCGAACTGGCCCGCCGCGTGTCGTCGGGATCGAGCGGGATCGTGCGGATCGGTTTCACCGCCGCATCGACCTACGGCGTGCTGGGCGGGTTGCTCAACGACCTGGCGCGGGAGCTGCCCGACGTCGACATCGACCTGGCCGAGATGGTGACCCGCGAGCAGGTGGCCGGCCTGCTCGACGAGGAGATCGACCTGGGGCTGGCCCGTCCACCCTTCGACGCGGAGGCCTTCGGCTCCCGGCTCCTGCACCGGGAGTCGATGCTCGTCGCCGCGCCCACCGGGCACCGGCTGCTGGAGCTGGGGCGGCCGGTCACCGGGGCCGACCTCGGCGCGGAGCCGGTGGTCATGCACTCGCCCACCCGGGCCCGGTACTTCTACGACCTCGTGGTGGGCGTCGTGCCGGTCGCCTCGGAGAACGCCGTGCACGTCGTCAGCCAGGTGCTGACGATGCTCTGGCTCGTCGCCGCCGGCCGCGGGATCGCCTTCGTCCCCGCGTCGGCGGCGCGGCTCCCGATCGAGGGCGTCGGTTTCGTGCGGCTGGAGACGCCCGTCCCCGAGCCGGTGGAGCTGCACCTCCTCTGGGCCCGGCAGTCGAAGAACCCCGCGCTGCGCCGGGTGCTCGACGTCCTGGGGCGGCGCGCCGTCGCCGGCTGA
- a CDS encoding TIGR03885 family FMN-dependent LLM class oxidoreductase, with translation MPVIGFHNSHEQVHPAALLDAVRHAEEVGFTAAMCSDHLTPWNPRQGESGFAWSWLGAAMATTSLPFGAVNAPGQRYHPVIVAQAIATLGAMFPGRFWVALGSGEAMNEHVTGEVWPRKEVRDARLRECVDVIRRLLAGEEVSHDGLVTVDRAMIYTLPAQQPALIGPAVSVATARNNADWADGLVTINQPHDKLREMIAAYRDAGGQGTLALQVHVSWDPDPDRALAIAHDQWRSNVFPPPLCWDLDSPEAFEQASAHVMPEDMTGPVRISADLGQHTAWLQEYVDLGFDEIYLHHVGKEQRPFLDAFGEHVLPQLGVTAPPPAVAIDPPGPAENRRPNLDPVPAP, from the coding sequence ATGCCGGTGATCGGTTTCCACAACTCGCACGAGCAGGTGCACCCCGCGGCGCTGCTGGACGCCGTCCGGCACGCCGAGGAGGTGGGCTTCACCGCCGCCATGTGCTCGGACCACCTCACGCCCTGGAACCCGCGGCAGGGGGAGTCGGGGTTCGCCTGGTCGTGGCTGGGGGCCGCGATGGCCACCACGTCCCTGCCGTTCGGCGCGGTGAACGCGCCGGGCCAGCGCTACCACCCGGTGATCGTCGCCCAGGCGATCGCGACGCTGGGCGCGATGTTCCCGGGCCGGTTCTGGGTGGCGCTCGGCAGCGGCGAGGCGATGAACGAGCACGTCACCGGCGAGGTGTGGCCGCGCAAGGAGGTGCGCGACGCCCGGCTGCGGGAGTGCGTCGACGTGATCCGCCGGCTGCTGGCCGGCGAGGAGGTCAGCCACGACGGGCTGGTCACCGTCGACCGGGCGATGATCTACACGCTGCCCGCGCAGCAGCCGGCGCTGATCGGTCCCGCGGTCAGCGTCGCCACGGCGCGCAACAACGCCGACTGGGCCGACGGGCTGGTGACCATCAACCAGCCGCACGACAAGCTCCGCGAGATGATCGCGGCCTACCGGGACGCCGGCGGCCAGGGGACGCTGGCGCTGCAGGTGCACGTGTCGTGGGATCCGGACCCCGACCGGGCACTGGCGATCGCCCACGACCAGTGGCGCAGCAACGTCTTCCCGCCCCCGCTGTGCTGGGACCTCGACAGCCCGGAGGCGTTCGAGCAGGCCAGCGCGCACGTGATGCCGGAGGACATGACCGGGCCGGTCCGCATCTCCGCCGACCTCGGGCAGCACACCGCCTGGCTGCAGGAGTACGTGGACCTGGGCTTCGACGAGATCTACCTGCACCACGTCGGGAAGGAGCAGCGGCCCTTCCTCGACGCGTTCGGCGAGCACGTCCTGCCGCAGCTGGGGGTCACCGCCCCGCCGCCGGCGGTCGCCATCGATCCGCCGGGCCCGGCCGAGAACCGCCGTCCGAACCTCGACCCGGTGCCGGCGCCGTGA
- a CDS encoding universal stress protein, whose protein sequence is MTVLVGFVPTPEGRAAFAAGLAEASRRGEGVLVLNSPRSGAPVSVDVADENTVRDMTARAEQAAVALEIRQGAHDGEVADEVLRVARETDASVIVIGLRRRSPVGKLLMGSSAQRILLDADRPVLAVKP, encoded by the coding sequence ATGACCGTCCTCGTCGGATTCGTCCCCACCCCGGAGGGCCGGGCGGCGTTCGCCGCCGGGCTCGCCGAGGCTTCGCGCCGCGGGGAAGGGGTCCTGGTGCTCAACTCACCGCGCAGCGGGGCCCCGGTCAGCGTGGACGTCGCCGACGAGAACACCGTCCGCGACATGACCGCCCGGGCCGAGCAGGCCGCCGTCGCGCTCGAGATTCGGCAGGGCGCACACGACGGCGAGGTGGCCGACGAGGTCCTGCGCGTGGCTCGCGAGACCGACGCCTCGGTGATCGTGATCGGTCTGCGCAGACGCTCGCCGGTCGGCAAGCTGCTGATGGGCAGCAGCGCTCAGCGGATCCTCCTCGACGCCGACCGCCCGGTTCTCGCGGTCAAGCCCTGA
- a CDS encoding tripartite tricarboxylate transporter substrate binding protein yields MTQMHRVRRGAAAGLGVATALALTACGGNLGGGESADAESFPDGPITILVGFDPGGSTDLIGRAVADGLSDELGVPVSVENRPGANGAVAAQQFLSAEPDGQTLMVINGSLAYITPMAVSEDEVVDINDFEVITGLSLDDYVLVTSPSTGFTSLEDVANADRTVTYGTAGVGTGSQLSSELLFNQLDVEATAVPFDGGSPTLTAVLGGQVDVGSIQLGEAIEQIESGELVPLVTFAEERPEYLPDTPTAIEAGYDVPVQQSRALVAPEGTPEEIVDQLQEATQAVFETEQYQQFNENNLLTPNEIDGEELQQRWTENLESYRSLVDEYGIDLGGAQ; encoded by the coding sequence ATGACCCAGATGCACCGGGTGCGCCGCGGAGCCGCGGCGGGTCTCGGCGTGGCCACGGCCCTCGCCCTGACCGCCTGCGGGGGCAACCTCGGCGGCGGCGAGTCCGCCGACGCCGAGTCCTTCCCCGATGGCCCGATCACCATCCTGGTCGGCTTCGACCCCGGCGGCAGCACCGACCTCATCGGCCGCGCCGTCGCCGACGGGCTGTCCGACGAGCTCGGCGTCCCGGTCAGCGTGGAGAACCGGCCCGGGGCCAACGGCGCGGTGGCCGCCCAGCAGTTCCTCTCCGCGGAACCCGACGGCCAGACCCTGATGGTCATCAACGGCAGCCTCGCCTACATCACCCCGATGGCGGTGTCCGAGGACGAGGTCGTGGACATCAACGACTTCGAGGTCATCACGGGCCTCTCGCTCGACGACTACGTCCTGGTCACCAGCCCGAGCACCGGCTTCACCTCCCTCGAGGACGTGGCGAACGCCGACCGGACGGTCACCTACGGGACCGCCGGCGTCGGCACGGGCAGCCAGCTGTCCTCGGAGCTGCTGTTCAACCAGCTCGACGTGGAGGCGACCGCCGTCCCCTTCGACGGCGGATCCCCCACCCTGACCGCCGTGCTCGGCGGGCAGGTCGACGTCGGCTCCATCCAGCTCGGCGAGGCGATCGAGCAGATCGAGTCCGGCGAGCTCGTCCCGCTGGTGACGTTCGCCGAGGAGCGGCCGGAGTACCTGCCGGACACGCCGACCGCGATCGAGGCCGGCTACGACGTGCCGGTGCAGCAGTCGCGGGCGCTCGTGGCCCCCGAGGGCACGCCCGAGGAGATCGTCGACCAGCTGCAGGAGGCGACCCAGGCCGTTTTCGAGACCGAACAGTACCAGCAGTTCAACGAGAACAACCTGCTGACGCCGAACGAGATCGACGGCGAAGAGCTGCAGCAGCGGTGGACGGAGAACCTGGAGAGCTACCGCAGCCTGGTCGACGAGTACGGCATCGACCTCGGCGGAGCGCAGTGA
- a CDS encoding sulfite exporter TauE/SafE family protein: protein MSVWEFALLVLAGVGAGLTGSIAGLASLISYPALLATGLSPVTANVTNTAALVLTGVGSVSASRPELTGQGRRLVPLAAAAVLGGAAGALLLLLTPTDAFERIVPWLIGGASVAILVQPPPRELAVRGVLAHAAHPHRDQWWLPGAVFAISVYGGYFGAAAGVLMLATFLLTTGEGLPRSNAMRNVVLGVANTVAALGFVLFASIAWSAALPLAAGLLGGSLLGPRVVRRAPQVALRRVIAAAGLGLAAYLAVQAYS from the coding sequence GTGAGCGTCTGGGAGTTCGCCCTGCTGGTGCTGGCCGGCGTGGGTGCCGGCCTCACCGGCAGCATCGCCGGGCTGGCGTCCCTGATCAGCTACCCCGCGCTGCTGGCGACCGGCCTGTCCCCGGTCACCGCGAACGTCACGAACACCGCGGCGCTGGTGCTGACCGGTGTCGGCTCGGTGAGCGCCTCGCGGCCCGAGCTCACCGGCCAGGGCAGACGCCTGGTCCCGCTGGCGGCCGCCGCGGTGCTGGGTGGAGCCGCCGGGGCACTGCTGCTGCTGCTCACGCCGACGGACGCCTTCGAGCGCATCGTGCCGTGGCTCATCGGCGGGGCGTCGGTGGCCATCCTGGTGCAGCCACCACCGCGGGAGCTCGCCGTACGGGGTGTCCTGGCGCACGCCGCCCACCCGCACCGCGACCAGTGGTGGCTCCCCGGGGCGGTCTTCGCCATCTCGGTCTACGGCGGCTACTTCGGCGCAGCGGCCGGGGTGCTGATGCTCGCCACCTTCCTGCTCACCACCGGGGAGGGGCTGCCCCGGAGCAACGCCATGCGCAACGTGGTCCTGGGCGTGGCGAACACGGTCGCCGCACTGGGCTTCGTGCTCTTCGCCTCGATCGCCTGGTCGGCCGCCCTGCCGCTGGCCGCCGGCCTCCTCGGCGGATCGCTCCTGGGCCCTCGCGTCGTGCGCCGGGCACCGCAGGTCGCGCTGCGCCGGGTCATCGCGGCCGCGGGGCTGGGCCTGGCCGCCTACCTGGCCGTCCAGGCCTACTCCTGA
- the kdgD gene encoding 5-dehydro-4-deoxyglucarate dehydratase, translating to MTLLPPDALADRLKSGLLSFPVTHFDADLQFDEVRYREHLAWQAGFDVAGLFAAGGTGEGFSLTSEEMDRVVRVAVDEVAGRVPVIAPATGGTAVSVAQARAAQAAGASGLLLFPPYLTEASQQGLVEHIGAVCRATDLGVIVYSRANAVLSDTTVAEVAERNPNLIGLKDGIGDIEQMTRTYARVGDRLIYVGGLPTAETFALPLLELGVTTYSSALYNFLPEFALRFYAAVRAQDRTAVYGMLNDFVLPYIDIRDRTKGYAVSIVKAGLTAVGRDGGRVRPPLTDLTEAELAELTALVNKVS from the coding sequence GTGACGCTGCTGCCCCCGGACGCTCTCGCTGACCGGCTGAAGTCCGGCCTGCTCTCCTTCCCGGTGACCCACTTCGATGCCGACCTGCAGTTCGACGAGGTGCGGTACCGCGAGCACCTGGCCTGGCAGGCCGGCTTCGACGTGGCCGGCCTGTTCGCGGCCGGCGGCACCGGCGAGGGCTTCTCGCTGACCTCCGAGGAGATGGACCGCGTCGTCCGGGTGGCCGTCGACGAGGTCGCCGGCCGGGTCCCGGTCATCGCCCCGGCCACCGGTGGTACCGCGGTGTCGGTGGCCCAGGCCCGCGCGGCCCAGGCCGCGGGGGCGTCCGGCCTGCTGCTCTTCCCCCCGTACCTGACCGAGGCCAGCCAGCAGGGCCTGGTCGAGCACATCGGCGCAGTGTGCCGGGCCACCGACCTGGGCGTCATCGTCTACAGCCGGGCCAACGCGGTGCTCAGCGACACCACTGTCGCCGAGGTGGCCGAGCGCAACCCCAACCTGATCGGGCTCAAGGACGGCATCGGCGACATCGAGCAGATGACGCGCACCTACGCCCGCGTCGGTGACCGGCTGATCTACGTCGGCGGGCTGCCCACGGCCGAGACGTTCGCGCTGCCGCTCCTCGAGCTCGGCGTGACGACGTACTCCTCGGCGCTCTACAACTTCCTGCCCGAGTTCGCGCTGCGCTTCTACGCGGCCGTCCGGGCCCAGGACCGGACCGCCGTGTACGGCATGCTCAACGACTTCGTGCTCCCCTACATCGACATCCGGGACCGCACGAAGGGCTACGCGGTCTCGATCGTGAAGGCGGGGCTGACCGCGGTGGGCCGCGACGGCGGCCGGGTGCGCCCGCCGCTCACCGACCTCACCGAGGCGGAGCTCGCCGAGCTGACCGCCCTGGTGAACAAGGTCTCCTGA
- a CDS encoding AEC family transporter, which produces MNAAALVLPEFALLLIGLLLRRFAWRSPEFWVDLERLVYFVLFPVLLFRTTLSADLAAAGGGGVLLAALGATVAGALLGAGVRWLPGVDRMTAASGWQTAFRFNTFIALALVDHLGVAALALMGVLLGVTVPLVNVLAVTALARSAPGGAAGGRGPGVLLAVARNPLIIATVAGLSGNLLGLALPSPVDATLSRLAAAAVPLGLLAVGAALRLGGLPRGQRLMAGYLGAVKLLAVPAVALGLCALLGVDGEQRFVVLAFAAVPPATASYVLAARMNGNGGFVAAQVSAATTAALLTLPLWLALAA; this is translated from the coding sequence GTGAACGCGGCTGCGCTGGTCCTGCCGGAGTTCGCCCTCCTCCTCATCGGCCTGCTGCTGCGCCGGTTCGCCTGGCGGTCACCGGAGTTCTGGGTCGACCTCGAGCGCCTGGTCTACTTCGTCCTCTTCCCGGTCCTGCTCTTCCGCACCACGCTGTCGGCGGACCTCGCCGCCGCCGGTGGCGGCGGCGTCCTCCTGGCCGCCCTGGGTGCCACGGTCGCCGGCGCCCTCCTCGGAGCCGGGGTCCGGTGGCTGCCGGGCGTCGACCGCATGACGGCGGCCTCGGGGTGGCAGACGGCGTTCCGGTTCAACACCTTCATCGCCCTGGCGCTGGTCGACCACCTGGGCGTGGCCGCCCTGGCGCTCATGGGCGTCCTGCTCGGCGTCACCGTCCCGCTGGTGAACGTCCTGGCGGTGACGGCGCTGGCCCGCAGCGCACCCGGTGGCGCGGCCGGCGGACGCGGTCCCGGCGTCCTGCTCGCCGTCGCCCGCAACCCGCTGATCATCGCCACGGTCGCCGGGCTGAGCGGCAACCTCCTCGGGCTGGCGCTGCCCTCGCCGGTCGACGCGACGCTCTCCCGGCTGGCCGCCGCCGCGGTACCGCTGGGGCTGCTCGCGGTCGGCGCGGCCCTGCGCCTGGGCGGTCTACCGCGCGGCCAGCGGCTCATGGCCGGCTACCTGGGGGCGGTCAAGCTCCTCGCCGTCCCGGCGGTGGCGCTGGGGCTGTGCGCACTCCTCGGGGTGGACGGCGAGCAGCGCTTCGTCGTCCTCGCCTTCGCCGCCGTCCCGCCGGCCACGGCGTCGTACGTGCTGGCCGCACGCATGAACGGCAACGGCGGGTTCGTGGCCGCACAGGTGTCCGCGGCGACGACGGCCGCGCTCCTCACCCTGCCGCTCTGGCTGGCGCTGGCCGCCTGA
- a CDS encoding tripartite tricarboxylate transporter permease: protein MDLAPVLNGFFVVLEPTNLLYCLIGVLVGMLIGVLPGLGPAATIAILLPLTIGLEPVTSIIMLAGIFYGAQYGGTITSVLLKLPGEASTVVTVFDGYAMARQGKAGTALGIAAIGSFIGGTVSIVALSFVAPLVASFALDFGPPEYTALALLGILLVSTISSGDRVKALIAAAAGLLLATVGRDAFTGAERFTFDNLNLADGLDFVPIAMGLFGLGEILYNLEERHRAVQAPSTVANVWPSRKDLRQSSGAIGRGSVLGFFLGILPGGGATLSSLAAYSMEKRRSKTPERFGKGAIEGVAGPESANNAAATSSFIPLLTLGIPANATMAVIFGALLIQGVTPGPRLVEEDPELFWGVINSMYIGNILLLIMSIPLVGLFVRILRVRATVLAPITVMITLVGVYTVRNSVFDIGLVIVFGVLGYLMKKLGFDPGPLVLAFVLGSLLESNLRRSLLIFEGDPTGFLTRPISGTLLVLFVLVALGPLLSRLLARRRAETSDRPVKEPV, encoded by the coding sequence GTGGACCTGGCCCCAGTGCTGAACGGCTTCTTCGTCGTCCTCGAGCCCACGAACCTGCTCTACTGCCTGATCGGCGTCCTGGTCGGCATGCTGATCGGCGTCCTCCCCGGCCTCGGACCGGCGGCGACCATCGCCATCCTGCTGCCGCTCACCATCGGCCTCGAGCCGGTGACGTCCATCATCATGCTGGCCGGCATCTTCTACGGCGCCCAGTACGGCGGGACGATCACCTCGGTGCTGCTCAAGCTGCCCGGTGAAGCCTCGACCGTGGTGACCGTCTTCGACGGCTATGCCATGGCCAGGCAGGGGAAGGCCGGGACCGCGCTGGGTATCGCCGCCATCGGCTCGTTCATCGGCGGGACCGTGTCGATCGTGGCGCTGTCCTTCGTCGCCCCACTGGTGGCGAGCTTCGCCCTGGACTTCGGCCCGCCCGAGTACACCGCACTGGCGCTGCTCGGCATCCTGCTCGTCTCCACGATCAGCAGCGGCGACCGGGTCAAGGCGCTGATCGCCGCCGCCGCCGGCCTGCTGCTGGCGACGGTCGGCCGGGACGCCTTCACCGGCGCGGAGCGCTTCACATTCGACAACCTCAACCTCGCCGACGGCCTGGACTTCGTCCCGATCGCCATGGGCCTGTTCGGTCTCGGGGAGATCCTCTACAACCTGGAGGAGCGCCACCGGGCGGTGCAGGCGCCGTCGACCGTCGCGAACGTGTGGCCCTCCCGCAAGGACCTGCGCCAGTCCTCCGGCGCGATCGGCCGGGGCTCGGTGCTCGGCTTCTTCCTCGGCATCCTCCCCGGCGGTGGGGCGACGCTGTCCTCCCTGGCCGCCTACTCGATGGAGAAGCGCCGGTCCAAGACCCCCGAGCGGTTCGGCAAGGGCGCGATCGAGGGGGTCGCCGGCCCCGAATCGGCCAACAACGCCGCGGCCACCTCGTCGTTCATCCCGCTGCTGACCCTGGGCATCCCGGCGAACGCCACGATGGCCGTGATCTTCGGCGCCCTGCTGATCCAGGGCGTGACGCCCGGACCGCGGCTGGTCGAGGAGGACCCGGAACTGTTCTGGGGCGTCATCAACTCCATGTACATCGGCAACATCCTGCTGCTGATCATGAGCATCCCGCTGGTGGGCCTGTTCGTCCGCATCCTGCGGGTCCGCGCCACCGTCCTGGCACCGATCACCGTGATGATCACGCTGGTCGGGGTCTACACCGTCCGCAACAGCGTCTTCGACATCGGCCTCGTCATCGTGTTCGGCGTGCTCGGCTACCTGATGAAGAAGCTGGGCTTCGATCCGGGGCCGCTCGTGCTGGCCTTCGTGCTCGGGTCGCTCCTGGAGAGCAACCTGCGCCGCTCGCTGCTCATCTTCGAGGGCGACCCCACCGGGTTCCTCACCCGCCCGATCTCCGGAACCCTGCTCGTCCTCTTCGTCCTCGTCGCCCTCGGACCCCTGTTGTCCCGGTTGCTCGCCCGTCGACGGGCGGAGACCTCCGACCGTCCCGTCAAGGAGCCCGTATGA
- a CDS encoding tripartite tricarboxylate transporter TctB family protein — MSSAPDGAHRPTGPGGQTAAGTGPAGLVERLHEDPTVADADDLAAEMSDEDRPPPAGPLANVVIALVVVAFGIAAMAGSIGLGIGSTSTPAGGTWPFLISVVLIALGLGLLPLARRTADAERFTRASWLVVAGVATMVGFVAVIGVIGFEIPAAVLVFVWLRFLGRESWRLSAGLTLGVVAAFYLVFVVALSVPIPHLF; from the coding sequence GTGAGCTCTGCTCCCGACGGGGCGCACCGCCCCACCGGTCCCGGCGGCCAGACGGCCGCCGGGACCGGCCCGGCGGGCCTCGTCGAGCGGCTGCACGAGGACCCGACGGTCGCCGACGCCGACGACCTCGCCGCCGAGATGTCCGACGAGGATCGCCCGCCCCCGGCCGGTCCCCTGGCGAACGTGGTCATCGCCCTCGTCGTCGTGGCCTTCGGCATCGCGGCGATGGCCGGCTCGATCGGCCTCGGTATCGGCAGCACATCCACCCCGGCCGGTGGCACCTGGCCCTTCCTCATCAGCGTCGTGCTGATCGCCCTCGGCCTCGGGCTGCTGCCCCTGGCCCGGCGGACCGCCGACGCGGAGAGGTTCACCCGCGCCAGCTGGCTCGTGGTGGCGGGGGTGGCCACGATGGTGGGCTTCGTCGCCGTCATCGGCGTCATCGGGTTCGAGATCCCCGCCGCCGTGCTCGTCTTCGTGTGGCTGCGGTTCCTGGGCCGGGAGAGCTGGCGCCTGTCGGCCGGGCTCACCCTCGGCGTGGTGGCCGCCTTCTACCTGGTCTTCGTCGTGGCCCTCTCGGTCCCGATCCCGCACCTGTTCTAG
- a CDS encoding sulfite exporter TauE/SafE family protein, with product MTGWEMLAVAAAGFAAGGINAVVGSGTLVSFPVLLAVGLPPVPATISNSLGLVAGNLSGSIGYRRELRGQRRLLLRLLPASVLGALTGAFLLLTLPAAAFETVVPVLIGLAVVLVILQPAVQRNLPAHPDDGTARPVRGGRLAACFVGAYFTGSYGGYFAASQGVLQIGIFGLLLREPLQRLNALKNVLTLAVNAVAALAYVVVAPDRIDWGAAALLSVGSLIGGAVSSRYGRRLPAAVLRAAIVALGLVAIAVLMTG from the coding sequence ATGACCGGCTGGGAGATGCTCGCGGTGGCCGCCGCCGGCTTCGCGGCCGGAGGCATCAACGCCGTCGTGGGCTCGGGCACCCTGGTCAGCTTCCCGGTCCTGCTGGCCGTGGGGCTGCCACCGGTGCCGGCCACCATCAGCAACTCCCTCGGCCTGGTCGCCGGGAACCTCAGCGGTTCGATCGGCTACCGCCGCGAGCTGCGCGGCCAGCGTCGGCTGCTCCTGCGGCTGCTGCCCGCCTCCGTCCTCGGCGCGCTCACCGGGGCCTTCCTGCTGCTGACCCTGCCCGCCGCCGCGTTCGAGACGGTCGTGCCGGTCCTCATCGGGCTCGCCGTCGTGCTGGTGATCCTGCAGCCGGCGGTACAGCGCAACCTCCCGGCCCACCCGGACGACGGCACCGCGCGGCCGGTCCGGGGTGGCCGGCTCGCCGCCTGCTTCGTCGGCGCGTACTTCACCGGCAGCTACGGCGGCTACTTCGCCGCGAGCCAGGGCGTTCTGCAGATCGGCATCTTCGGGCTGCTCCTCCGCGAGCCGCTGCAGCGCCTGAACGCGCTCAAGAACGTCCTGACGCTGGCCGTCAACGCCGTCGCCGCCCTCGCCTACGTGGTCGTCGCGCCCGACCGCATCGACTGGGGGGCCGCCGCGCTGCTGTCGGTGGGATCGCTCATCGGCGGGGCGGTCAGCTCGCGCTACGGCCGGCGGCTGCCCGCGGCGGTGCTGCGCGCGGCGATCGTCGCCCTCGGGCTGGTCGCGATCGCGGTGCTGATGACCGGGTGA
- a CDS encoding alpha-amylase family protein, which yields MRITDTSDLWWKNAVVYCLDVETYLDWNDDGIGDFAGLAQRIDHLADLGVTCLWLMPFYPTAERDDGYDITDYYGVDPRLGTLGDLVEVVRTADDRGIRVIADLVVNHTSIHHPWFRSARSSKDSPFRDWYVWRADEPPDTSDQVVFPDQEDSLWTRTEETGEWYLHRFYKEQPDLNVANPKVRDEVAKIMGYWLQLGLSGFRVDAVPFFLETQPGDDGHFPEPHEYLRSLRSFLGRRVGDGVLLGEVNLPFEQQLEFFGGSDGDELTMLFDFVGMQALYLSLARGDAGPVSTALTGRPEVSSDSQWATFVRNHDELTLDKLSDDERAEVFAAFGPEERMQLFGRGLRRRLPPMLDGDPRRIRMVYSLMFSLPGTPVLFYGEEIGMGEDLDAKGRLAVRTPMQWTSGRNGGFSLAEPDQLPGPVVDGGFSPEFVNVADQRRDPDSLLSFMKLLVRRYRESPELGWGTFEVLEQPHAAVLAHRCAWGDAALVAVHNLGAEPRSVLLRLPDLAGARLTDLLQEGTTAIEEDGTAEVTLDGYGYRWLRVVREDSRRLL from the coding sequence GTGAGGATTACCGACACCAGCGACCTGTGGTGGAAGAACGCCGTCGTCTACTGCCTGGACGTCGAGACCTACCTGGACTGGAACGACGACGGGATCGGCGACTTCGCCGGGCTCGCCCAGCGCATCGACCACCTCGCCGACCTCGGCGTCACCTGCCTGTGGCTGATGCCCTTCTACCCGACGGCCGAGCGCGACGACGGCTACGACATCACCGACTACTACGGCGTCGACCCGCGGCTGGGCACGCTGGGCGACCTGGTGGAGGTGGTCCGGACGGCGGACGACCGCGGCATCCGGGTCATCGCCGACCTGGTGGTCAACCACACCTCCATCCACCACCCCTGGTTCCGGTCGGCCCGGTCGAGCAAGGACTCGCCGTTCCGCGACTGGTACGTGTGGCGTGCCGACGAGCCGCCGGACACCTCGGACCAGGTGGTCTTCCCCGACCAGGAGGACAGCCTCTGGACCCGGACCGAGGAGACGGGGGAGTGGTACCTGCACCGCTTCTACAAGGAGCAGCCCGACCTGAACGTGGCCAACCCGAAGGTCCGCGACGAGGTCGCCAAGATCATGGGTTACTGGCTGCAGCTCGGGCTGTCGGGCTTCCGCGTCGACGCCGTCCCCTTCTTCCTGGAGACGCAGCCGGGTGACGACGGGCACTTCCCCGAGCCGCACGAGTACCTGCGCTCGCTGCGCTCCTTCCTCGGCCGCCGGGTCGGGGACGGCGTGCTGCTCGGCGAGGTGAACCTGCCGTTCGAGCAGCAGCTGGAGTTCTTCGGCGGCTCCGACGGGGACGAGCTGACCATGCTGTTCGACTTCGTCGGCATGCAGGCGCTCTACCTGTCGCTGGCGCGCGGGGACGCCGGCCCGGTCTCCACGGCGCTGACCGGCCGCCCGGAGGTGTCCTCCGACAGCCAGTGGGCGACCTTCGTCCGCAACCACGACGAGCTCACCCTGGACAAGCTCTCCGACGACGAGCGGGCCGAGGTGTTCGCCGCGTTCGGCCCGGAGGAGCGGATGCAGCTGTTCGGCCGGGGGTTGCGCCGCCGCCTGCCACCGATGCTCGACGGCGACCCGCGGCGGATCCGGATGGTCTACAGCCTGATGTTCTCGCTGCCCGGCACGCCGGTGCTCTTCTACGGCGAGGAGATCGGGATGGGGGAGGACCTCGACGCCAAGGGGCGGCTGGCCGTCCGCACCCCGATGCAGTGGACCAGCGGGCGCAACGGCGGGTTCTCCCTCGCCGAGCCCGACCAGCTGCCCGGCCCGGTGGTCGACGGCGGGTTCTCCCCGGAGTTCGTCAACGTCGCCGACCAGCGCCGCGACCCGGACTCGCTGCTGTCGTTCATGAAGCTGCTCGTCCGGCGCTACCGGGAGTCCCCGGAGCTCGGCTGGGGCACGTTCGAGGTGCTCGAGCAGCCGCACGCCGCGGTCCTCGCCCACCGCTGCGCCTGGGGCGACGCCGCGCTCGTCGCCGTGCACAACCTCGGCGCCGAACCGCGGTCGGTGCTCCTCCGGCTGCCCGACCTCGCCGGGGCCCGGCTCACCGACCTGCTGCAGGAGGGGACCACCGCGATCGAGGAGGACGGCACGGCGGAGGTGACGCTCGACGGGTACGGCTACCGCTGGCTGCGGGTGGTCCGGGAGGACAGCCGCCGGCTGCTGTGA